One genomic segment of Mycolicibacterium chubuense NBB4 includes these proteins:
- a CDS encoding TetR family transcriptional regulator codes for MPKTTPGPRDERGVLAARILVAARKAFADAGYAGTTMRAVGRAAEVDPALVYHYFGSKEALLDAATEPPQRWLESVAATWATPVPQLGEALVRRMLSAWGDDEIGPVLRAILQTAAHEAATREKLRLVVERSLIGVSQLGADEAERMVRSGLISSQIMGLAMMRYVWLIEPIASMSDDALVAAVAPTLQRYISDDLG; via the coding sequence GTGCCGAAAACCACCCCCGGACCGCGCGACGAGCGCGGTGTGTTGGCCGCGCGGATCCTCGTGGCGGCGCGCAAGGCGTTCGCCGACGCCGGATACGCCGGAACGACGATGCGAGCGGTGGGACGGGCGGCAGAGGTGGACCCGGCGCTCGTCTACCACTACTTCGGGTCCAAGGAGGCTCTGCTCGACGCGGCCACCGAGCCGCCGCAGCGCTGGTTGGAGAGCGTGGCGGCGACGTGGGCCACCCCTGTCCCGCAGTTGGGGGAGGCACTGGTCCGCCGGATGCTGAGTGCATGGGGCGACGACGAGATCGGTCCCGTGCTGCGGGCGATCCTGCAGACGGCGGCGCACGAGGCGGCGACGCGGGAGAAGTTGCGCCTGGTCGTGGAGCGAAGCCTCATTGGTGTCTCGCAGCTCGGCGCGGACGAGGCCGAGCGCATGGTGCGCAGCGGCCTGATCTCGTCGCAGATCATGGGATTGGCGATGATGCGCTACGTCTGGCTCATCGAGCCGATCGCCTCGATGAGCGACGACGCGCTCGTCGCCGCGGTGGCGCCGACCCTGCAGCGCTACATCTCCGACGACCTGGGATGA
- a CDS encoding zinc ribbon domain-containing protein translates to MDTRPDEVACPTCRGPARRMIATPHLGRTAGAAMALHDATRATAERPAVVSSPTRAAPRRPVSTNPLHQTLPRP, encoded by the coding sequence ATGGACACTCGCCCCGACGAGGTCGCCTGCCCGACGTGCCGGGGTCCGGCCCGCCGGATGATCGCCACTCCTCACCTGGGGCGCACTGCCGGCGCCGCGATGGCGCTGCACGACGCGACCCGAGCCACTGCCGAGCGTCCCGCGGTGGTCTCGTCGCCGACTCGGGCGGCGCCGCGCCGCCCGGTCTCGACCAACCCCCTTCACCAGACCCTTCCGCGACCCTGA
- a CDS encoding CocE/NonD family hydrolase produces the protein MPIGAHRLNGPQDTGREYRNLSEPTFGLAHLINQRVPMRDGVQLMADVHHPDADGRYPALIAASPYPRQMQDLGAPAGFIEAGATDFWVSRGYVHVIANVRGTCGSGGTFGFMDAQERRDMYDLVEWAAAQPWCDGNVGMIGISYFAMTQLEAAVERPPHLKAVFPVAATADLYDAASHHGLASSSFLTPFLSMMGLTSDRSDAFWRRNPAIALARRVLNTPRVHARFATMNGESAVTMMRQLLKLPHNPHPWDDLWLDTMVKHPLRDAWWEERNLLPLLAGVDIPVYLGCDWENVPLHLPSTFTAWKALAHNPNVRMAMLGGFGLTWPWESLHTEALAWYDLWLKGADTGIMDGPPVRYVLPGADGWHASQTWPPPATYRQWALRADGRLSDDEGEPGTRGYLTLGTGLNRAKSSPVDPPSMLSWTSEPLEDDLDVAGDIELRLEASATAVDTAWIVTLQDVAPDGAVTDVTAGWLRASLRAVDEAASRTGAPALRCDDAVAVPIGEMTAYRIPLVANARRFAAGHRLRVVLNSDDQDPATPAIMNFRHASVGTSSLNTIGSASRLLLPVLAAGVS, from the coding sequence ATGCCCATCGGCGCACACCGCCTCAACGGCCCGCAGGACACCGGCCGCGAGTACCGAAACCTCAGCGAGCCCACCTTCGGCCTCGCGCACCTGATCAACCAGCGGGTCCCGATGCGCGACGGCGTCCAGCTGATGGCCGACGTGCACCACCCCGACGCCGACGGCAGATACCCGGCCCTGATCGCCGCGTCGCCGTATCCGCGCCAGATGCAGGACCTCGGCGCGCCCGCCGGCTTCATCGAGGCGGGCGCGACCGATTTCTGGGTGTCGCGCGGCTACGTGCACGTCATTGCCAACGTCCGCGGCACCTGCGGATCCGGCGGCACGTTCGGCTTCATGGACGCCCAGGAGCGGCGCGACATGTATGACCTGGTCGAGTGGGCGGCCGCACAGCCGTGGTGTGACGGCAACGTCGGCATGATCGGGATCAGTTACTTCGCGATGACCCAGTTGGAGGCGGCCGTCGAGCGACCGCCTCACCTCAAAGCCGTCTTCCCCGTCGCAGCGACGGCCGATCTCTACGACGCGGCGTCACACCACGGGCTGGCGAGTTCGTCGTTCCTCACGCCGTTCCTGTCGATGATGGGCCTGACCTCCGACCGCAGCGACGCGTTCTGGCGGCGCAACCCGGCGATCGCACTGGCCCGCCGGGTGCTCAACACCCCGAGAGTGCACGCGAGATTCGCGACGATGAACGGCGAGTCGGCAGTCACGATGATGCGCCAGCTGCTCAAGCTCCCCCACAACCCGCACCCGTGGGACGACCTGTGGCTGGACACGATGGTCAAACACCCGCTGCGCGACGCGTGGTGGGAGGAACGCAATCTGCTGCCGCTGCTCGCCGGAGTCGACATCCCGGTCTATCTCGGCTGCGACTGGGAGAACGTCCCACTACATCTGCCGTCGACCTTCACAGCATGGAAGGCGTTGGCGCACAACCCGAATGTGCGGATGGCGATGCTCGGGGGGTTCGGGCTCACCTGGCCGTGGGAGAGCCTGCACACCGAAGCGCTCGCGTGGTACGACCTCTGGCTCAAGGGCGCCGACACCGGGATCATGGACGGGCCGCCCGTACGCTACGTCCTCCCCGGCGCCGACGGCTGGCATGCGAGCCAGACGTGGCCACCGCCGGCGACGTACCGGCAGTGGGCGCTGCGCGCCGACGGTCGCCTCTCTGATGACGAGGGTGAGCCGGGCACGCGCGGCTACCTGACGTTGGGAACGGGCCTCAACCGCGCGAAGAGCAGTCCGGTCGACCCTCCGTCGATGCTGAGTTGGACCTCGGAGCCACTGGAGGACGACCTCGACGTCGCCGGCGACATCGAACTGCGGCTCGAGGCCTCGGCCACTGCCGTCGACACCGCCTGGATCGTGACGCTGCAGGACGTCGCTCCCGACGGCGCGGTCACCGACGTGACCGCCGGCTGGCTGCGGGCGAGCCTGCGGGCGGTCGACGAGGCCGCCAGCCGCACCGGGGCCCCGGCGCTGCGGTGCGACGACGCCGTCGCCGTGCCGATCGGCGAGATGACCGCCTATCGAATCCCGCTGGTAGCCAATGCGCGCCGGTTCGCCGCGGGACACCGTCTGCGGGTCGTTCTGAACAGCGACGACCAGGACCCGGCGACCCCGGCGATCATGAACTTCCGGCACGCATCCGTCGGGACCAGCAGCCTGAACACCATCGGATCGGCTTCGCGGCTGCTGCTTCCGGTGCTCGCCGCAGGTGTTAGCTGA
- a CDS encoding acyl-CoA dehydrogenase family protein — MTFSLELPPDLVDVQKWVHEFAADVIRPAAAEWDEREETPWPIIQEAAKVGLYSMEFFAEQAAEESGLGMVVAFEEMFWGDAGIALAILGTGLAAASLAANGTPEQVGEWVPQMFGSVEEPKVAAFCSSEPGAGSDVGAILTRARYDEATDEWVLNGTKTWATNGGIANVHVVVASVHPELGTRGQASFIIPPGTKGLSQGQKFLKHGIRASHTAEVVLDEVRIPGRLIVGGKEKFDARIAKVREGKKAAGQAAMATFERTRPTVGAMAVGVARAAYEYARDYACEREQFGRKIGEFQAVAFKLADMKARIDAARLLVYRAGWMARNGKSFESAEGSMAKLVASETAVYVTDEAIQILGGNGYTREYPVERMHRDAKIFTIFEGTSEIQRLVMARAITGLPIR; from the coding sequence ATGACGTTCTCTCTGGAACTGCCCCCGGACCTCGTCGATGTCCAGAAGTGGGTGCACGAGTTCGCTGCCGATGTCATCCGGCCCGCCGCGGCGGAGTGGGACGAACGGGAAGAGACGCCCTGGCCGATCATCCAGGAAGCCGCCAAGGTGGGCCTGTACTCGATGGAGTTCTTCGCCGAGCAGGCCGCCGAAGAGAGCGGCCTCGGCATGGTCGTCGCCTTCGAGGAGATGTTCTGGGGAGACGCCGGCATCGCGCTGGCCATCCTGGGCACCGGCCTCGCGGCGGCGTCGCTGGCCGCCAATGGAACCCCCGAGCAGGTCGGCGAGTGGGTGCCGCAGATGTTCGGCAGCGTCGAGGAGCCCAAAGTGGCGGCGTTCTGCTCTTCGGAACCCGGCGCCGGGTCCGACGTCGGCGCGATCCTCACCCGCGCCCGCTACGACGAAGCCACTGACGAATGGGTCCTCAACGGCACCAAGACCTGGGCCACCAACGGCGGTATCGCCAACGTCCACGTGGTGGTCGCGTCGGTCCACCCCGAACTGGGGACCCGCGGTCAGGCGTCGTTCATCATCCCGCCCGGGACCAAGGGCCTGAGCCAGGGCCAAAAGTTCCTCAAGCACGGCATCCGCGCGTCGCACACCGCCGAGGTCGTGCTCGACGAGGTGCGCATCCCGGGCCGGCTCATCGTCGGCGGCAAGGAGAAGTTCGACGCCCGTATCGCCAAGGTCCGCGAGGGCAAGAAGGCCGCGGGGCAGGCGGCGATGGCGACGTTCGAGCGCACCCGGCCGACGGTCGGCGCGATGGCTGTCGGCGTGGCCCGAGCGGCCTACGAGTACGCGCGCGACTACGCCTGCGAGCGTGAGCAGTTCGGGCGCAAGATCGGCGAGTTCCAGGCGGTCGCCTTCAAGCTCGCGGACATGAAGGCGCGCATCGACGCCGCGCGCCTGCTGGTGTACCGCGCCGGGTGGATGGCCCGCAACGGTAAGAGCTTCGAGTCCGCCGAGGGGTCGATGGCCAAGCTGGTGGCCAGCGAGACCGCGGTGTACGTCACCGACGAGGCGATCCAGATCCTCGGCGGCAACGGCTACACCCGCGAGTACCCCGTCGAGCGGATGCACCGCGACGCCAAGATCTTCACGATCTTCGAGGGCACCAGCGAGATCCAGCGTCTGGTGATGGCCCGCGCGATCACCGGCCTGCCGATCCGCTAG
- a CDS encoding YebC/PmpR family DNA-binding transcriptional regulator has product MSGHSKWATTKHKKAVIDARRGKNFAKLIKNIEVAARTGGGDPGGNPTLYDAIQKAKKNSVPNDNIERARKRGAGEEAGGADWQTITYEGYGPNGVAVLVECLTDNRNRAAGEVRVAMTRNGGSMADPGSVSYLFSRKGVVTLEKNDLTEDDVLAAVLDAGAEDVNDLGESFEIISEPTDLVAVRTALQDAGIDYESAEASFQPSVTVPVDVDAARKVLKLVDALEDSDDVQDVYTNIDIPDDVAAALDEG; this is encoded by the coding sequence ATGAGCGGCCATTCCAAGTGGGCGACCACCAAGCACAAGAAGGCCGTGATCGATGCGCGTCGCGGCAAGAACTTCGCGAAGCTGATCAAGAACATCGAGGTGGCCGCGCGCACCGGCGGTGGCGACCCGGGCGGTAACCCCACGCTGTACGACGCCATTCAGAAGGCCAAGAAGAACTCGGTGCCCAACGACAACATCGAACGCGCCCGCAAGCGCGGAGCGGGCGAAGAGGCCGGGGGCGCCGACTGGCAGACCATCACCTACGAGGGCTACGGGCCCAACGGCGTCGCCGTCCTGGTCGAGTGCCTGACCGACAACCGCAACCGCGCCGCGGGCGAGGTGCGGGTCGCGATGACCCGCAACGGAGGCAGCATGGCCGACCCCGGGTCGGTGTCGTACCTCTTCTCGCGCAAGGGTGTGGTCACGCTGGAGAAGAACGACCTCACCGAGGACGACGTGCTCGCCGCAGTGCTCGACGCCGGTGCAGAGGACGTCAACGACCTCGGTGAGAGCTTCGAGATCATCTCGGAGCCAACGGATCTCGTCGCAGTCCGCACCGCGCTGCAGGATGCGGGCATCGACTACGAGTCCGCCGAGGCCAGCTTCCAGCCGTCGGTCACCGTGCCCGTCGACGTCGACGCGGCCCGCAAGGTGCTCAAGCTCGTCGATGCGCTGGAGGACAGCGACGACGTGCAGGACGTCTACACCAACATCGACATTCCCGACGACGTCGCCGCCGCGCTCGACGAGGGCTGA